The Lytechinus pictus isolate F3 Inbred chromosome 10, Lp3.0, whole genome shotgun sequence genome includes a window with the following:
- the LOC129269948 gene encoding uncharacterized protein LOC129269948 → MMASTLIRRSAPCFLGRKTRVSGPWSAAPTWPAPAGADVTLGGHSSRVHSSSKRLMVDRVSTISKFLPFNNDIIVCNRQLLCRARGLKFLDHYSQEFSSSSNEKSGITEKELKREIDDLTDRFMETRELLEDAMEAKGTVYFNDDLKDAKEAVQETLSQFEDLMVKLSEEQERNVRRTIGLKMEELRAQEAMIDESMKD, encoded by the exons ATGATGGCCTCCACCTTGATCCGCCGGTCGGCCCCGTGTTTTCTCGGGAGGAAAACGCGAGTTTCCGGTCCGTGGTCTGCGGCGCCAACGTGGCCAGCGCCAGCGGGCGCGGATGTAACGTTAGGTGGCCATTCATCACGGGTTCACAGCAGCAGCAAACGGCTGATGGTGGACAGGGTatcaactatttcaaagtttctACCCTTCAACAATGACATCATCGTGTGCAACAGACAATTGTTATGCAGAGCAAGAGGACTTAAATTTCTGGATCATTATTCCCAAGAattttcttcaagttcaaatgaAAAGTCAGGAATAACTGAAAAggaattaaaaagagaaattgaCGATTTGACTGACAGATTTATGGAGACAAGAGAACTCTTGGAAGATGCT ATGGAGGCCAAAGGCACAGTCTACTTCAATGATGATCTCAAAGATGCCAAGGAGGCTGTTCAAGAAACGCTGTCTCAGTTTGAGGATCTGATGGTGAAATTGAGCGAGGAGCAGGAGAGGAATGTGAGGAGAACCATTGGACTCAAGATGGAGGAGCTCCGAGCACAAGAGGCAATGATTGATGAGAGTATGAAAGATTGA